From Chryseobacterium salivictor, a single genomic window includes:
- the paaD gene encoding 1,2-phenylacetyl-CoA epoxidase subunit PaaD has translation MVNQANLLELLSQIPDPEIPVINIVELGIVRDAKMISENEAEIVITPTYSACPAMFNIEEDIVKLFKEKGISAKVITKISPVWTTDWITDEAREKLRVYGITPPEKGNHEDHLNVPKKCPRCGSYNTRQISRFGSTLCKASYQCNDCLEPFDYFKCH, from the coding sequence GTGGTTAATCAAGCAAACTTACTAGAACTCCTTTCCCAAATTCCCGATCCCGAAATTCCCGTTATCAATATCGTGGAACTCGGCATCGTTCGGGATGCAAAAATGATTTCCGAAAACGAAGCAGAAATCGTGATTACTCCGACGTATTCGGCTTGTCCGGCCATGTTTAATATTGAAGAAGACATTGTAAAACTCTTCAAAGAAAAAGGAATTTCCGCGAAAGTTATCACAAAAATTTCCCCTGTTTGGACCACCGACTGGATTACCGACGAAGCACGTGAAAAACTGCGGGTTTACGGAATTACGCCGCCTGAAAAAGGAAATCACGAAGATCATTTGAATGTTCCGAAAAAATGCCCAAGATGCGGTTCTTACAATACCAGACAAATCAGCCGTTTCGGTTCTACGCTTTGCAAAGCCAGTTATCAGTGCAACGACTGTCTGGAACCTTTTGATTATTTTAAATGTCATTAA
- a CDS encoding 3-hydroxyacyl-CoA dehydrogenase NAD-binding domain-containing protein, with protein MKIGIIGSGTMGIGIAQVAATSGCAVFLYDANVAQTEKSLANLRKVLDRLVEKQKISAEKSEDIFNKIKPCTELQDFKDCDLVIEAIIENKEIKTKVFQNLEEIVSDECIISSNTSSISITSLSAELKNPKRFIGIHFFNPAPLMPLVEVIPGLLTEKNLAEEIVTLMESWGKIPVIAKDVPGFIVNRIARPFYGEALRMVEENIATPEQVDDAMRTLGNFKMGPFELMDLIGIDINFSVTKTVYADYFFDPKYKPSLLQQRMSEAKLHGRKTGKGFYDYSENAQKPVPEKDEELYHEIFMRILSMLINEAVEAKRLGIANDQAIELAMQKGVNYPKGLLAWGKEIGYSTISETLQKMYGQYQEERYRQSPLLRKMSNK; from the coding sequence ATGAAAATTGGAATTATCGGGTCCGGAACAATGGGAATAGGAATTGCGCAGGTTGCGGCAACTTCAGGATGTGCGGTTTTTTTGTACGATGCAAATGTTGCGCAAACGGAAAAATCATTAGCAAACCTCCGAAAAGTTCTGGACAGATTGGTAGAAAAACAAAAAATATCTGCAGAAAAAAGTGAAGATATTTTCAATAAAATTAAACCTTGTACCGAACTTCAGGATTTCAAAGACTGTGATTTGGTCATTGAAGCAATTATTGAAAATAAAGAAATTAAAACAAAAGTTTTTCAAAATTTAGAAGAAATAGTTTCTGATGAATGTATTATTTCGAGCAATACTTCTTCGATTTCGATTACTTCGCTCTCCGCTGAATTAAAAAACCCGAAACGTTTCATTGGGATTCATTTTTTCAATCCGGCACCTTTGATGCCTTTGGTTGAGGTAATTCCGGGATTATTGACAGAAAAGAATTTAGCAGAGGAAATTGTTACTTTAATGGAAAGTTGGGGAAAAATTCCCGTGATTGCGAAAGATGTTCCAGGTTTTATTGTGAACAGAATTGCGCGTCCGTTTTATGGCGAAGCTTTAAGAATGGTGGAAGAAAACATCGCGACTCCTGAACAGGTTGATGATGCGATGCGAACTTTGGGGAATTTCAAAATGGGACCCTTTGAATTAATGGATCTCATTGGAATCGACATTAATTTTTCTGTAACAAAAACGGTTTACGCTGATTATTTTTTCGATCCGAAATACAAACCTAGCCTGCTTCAGCAAAGAATGAGCGAAGCCAAATTACATGGTAGAAAAACCGGAAAAGGATTTTATGATTATTCAGAAAATGCTCAAAAACCGGTACCGGAAAAAGACGAAGAACTCTACCACGAAATTTTCATGCGAATTTTATCAATGTTGATCAACGAAGCCGTAGAAGCAAAACGGCTCGGAATTGCGAACGATCAAGCCATCGAATTGGCGATGCAAAAAGGCGTGAATTATCCGAAAGGTTTATTGGCTTGGGGAAAAGAAATCGGTTATTCAACAATTTCTGAGACCTTGCAAAAAATGTACGGCCAATATCAGGAAGAGCGATATCGGCAAAGTCCATTACTTCGTAAAATGAGTAATAAGTAA
- a CDS encoding enoyl-CoA hydratase-related protein translates to MYKQLEIESHLDGKLQIAYLNDEKTYNSLNKTLLSELRTFVHDGSRNENVRCLAISGRGKAFCSGQNLKDAMSFSDPDEERVIQRMVIDFYNPLVKEIANARKPVISLVNGPAVGAGAMLALICDFTLATESSYFSQAFVNIGLIPDTGGTYWLPKLLGRQQANYLAFTGKKISAAEAKNLGLIADVFEDENFMVNAMAVLEQISNLPTKAISLTKKAFNESYDNTLSQQLDVEGILQQTAAESEDFMEGVSAFLEKRKPEYKGR, encoded by the coding sequence ATGTACAAACAACTCGAAATAGAATCTCATCTTGATGGGAAACTTCAGATCGCCTATTTAAATGACGAGAAAACGTATAACAGTTTAAACAAAACATTGCTTTCTGAACTCAGAACTTTTGTTCATGACGGAAGTCGTAATGAAAATGTTCGATGCCTCGCTATTTCAGGTCGTGGAAAAGCCTTCTGTTCAGGTCAAAATCTGAAAGACGCCATGTCGTTCAGCGATCCTGATGAGGAAAGAGTCATTCAGCGAATGGTGATTGATTTTTATAATCCTTTGGTGAAGGAAATTGCAAACGCGAGAAAACCGGTTATTTCTTTGGTGAACGGTCCTGCAGTTGGTGCCGGCGCGATGTTGGCCCTTATTTGTGATTTTACTTTGGCGACAGAATCTTCTTATTTCTCCCAGGCTTTCGTAAACATCGGACTGATTCCTGATACTGGCGGAACGTATTGGTTACCAAAGCTTTTGGGTAGACAGCAGGCGAATTATTTGGCTTTTACAGGCAAGAAAATTTCCGCTGCAGAAGCGAAAAATTTAGGATTAATCGCTGATGTTTTTGAAGATGAAAATTTTATGGTTAACGCGATGGCTGTTTTAGAACAAATATCCAATCTACCGACCAAAGCAATTTCTTTAACCAAAAAAGCGTTCAATGAATCTTATGACAATACATTGAGCCAGCAATTGGATGTTGAAGGAATATTGCAACAAACCGCAGCCGAATCGGAAGATTTTATGGAAGGGGTTTCTGCATTTTTAGAAAAAAGAAAACCGGAATATAAAGGAAGATAA